One genomic segment of Catalinimonas alkaloidigena includes these proteins:
- a CDS encoding tetratricopeptide repeat protein encodes MDDQAIQLAEKIDRYLQGKMTEDEQKSFEYQLAQDANLRENVENTDIAREAVLQRGLRMEIKQIRERILQEDDEERPPSESIIPESDEPKGRAETKIRKLSFLQYSYRVAAGFSLLLVAFVAVQMVMVSSEDLYADNIALSDLSEVTRGGGETASQTALLDAYQQNNFSQATEIFRNLETPTSLELYFAAASYLQLNQYDEAINIYQKVLANNQLDNDNDFLKQESSYKLALTYIRTGEYNQALPILKDLDENYPYYDNLISSSFMLKLKLLQFKESLFN; translated from the coding sequence ATGGATGATCAAGCAATACAATTGGCAGAAAAAATAGATCGTTACCTGCAGGGTAAGATGACAGAGGATGAACAAAAATCCTTTGAGTATCAGCTAGCTCAGGATGCCAACCTACGAGAAAACGTTGAAAACACCGACATAGCGAGAGAAGCAGTTCTTCAAAGAGGCTTAAGAATGGAAATTAAGCAGATTCGGGAACGCATTTTACAGGAAGATGATGAAGAAAGACCTCCTTCCGAAAGTATAATTCCTGAAAGTGATGAACCTAAAGGCAGGGCTGAAACTAAAATCAGAAAGCTTTCTTTTTTACAGTATAGTTATCGGGTCGCAGCAGGATTTTCTCTGTTATTAGTAGCATTTGTAGCTGTGCAAATGGTGATGGTAAGCTCAGAAGATTTGTATGCAGACAATATAGCGTTGAGTGATTTGAGTGAAGTAACAAGGGGAGGTGGTGAAACGGCCAGCCAGACTGCTTTGCTGGATGCTTATCAACAAAATAATTTTAGTCAGGCTACTGAAATTTTTAGAAATCTTGAAACTCCCACTTCACTAGAGCTTTATTTTGCCGCCGCATCTTATCTTCAGCTTAATCAGTATGATGAAGCAATTAATATTTACCAGAAAGTTCTGGCTAATAATCAATTAGATAATGACAATGATTTTTTAAAACAGGAATCTTCTTATAAGCTGGCATTAACTTATATTAGAACAGGTGAATACAATCAGGCGCTGCCTATTTTAAAAGATTTAGATGAGAATTATCCTTATTATGACAATTTAATAAGTAGCTCCTTTATGTTGAAGCTTAAGTTACTTCAGTTTAAGGAAAGTCTTTTTAACTAG